The nucleotide sequence ATAATTGATCACACAAAAACAACTTGGCAGACTACAAAACCTGGAAATTGGGCATCAACATTACTCTTGTTAGTCTTTGGCATCCGCTAATAATACAGCTCATCGGGCAATTTATGTTAAGTAATGAGATTGTTTCCAGGCTATCAGTTTGATTATTCCATCCGATTTTAACCCATGGAATCAACATCCATTACAACCCATGCACATGTTCAGTAATATAATTACACAGACATCTTGGGGAAAAAGCAGAGCAACAAGCCGATACGACATACAAATATGTGAATCGAGGTACATGAAACGCTCAAATGGCAGCAACTTCATAGTCTAAACTACCACGGGACGTTCCATATCCAACACGATCCTTGTGGCTTCCCAAACAATATGTCCATCAATGTAGTGCTGTCTACATACAGGCATATAAACATCAGCTCCACCAATTAGTTCTGTTTGTTTTTCCTTTGTTTTCCTCAAGGTAAAGAATGCACGTCCACCACACAACTCACACCTTGCGGTAAGCTTGGTAACTGAATTAGCTAGCGGAATGATGTCAAGCACCGAGCCAAATCTCCTTCTGCCAAAAAATGTAAATTTGGTCAGGATAAAAGAGCCACGGGAGATCATGCTCTGTGCTTTTGCACCCGGCATCTTGCAAATAAAATGCATGTTTGAAGCAAACAACCATAAGGAGGCCAAAGTATCCTTAAAATACCAGTAGAATATGTGGAAAGCCCAATTTTGCTCTTTAAACACAGCAGTCTCCTTACATAAAATGACTAGGCAGGGTGCATAAATGTATGGAGAGTACCTTAGGTAGTCACCATCCAAGCCTGCAACAATAACAGTCTTCCTATCATGATCAGCCGCATTGCAGCAAAAATCATAAAGATCTTCAAAGAACTGGGCTTCATCAATCCCTATCACATCCAACTGCCAGCATACACAAGTAACCCAGACAACGATGTTACTGTTAGAAAAAGAAAATTAGCCACAGGCAGATGCACGTGCAAAAATCAGCTGCTAAAATAACAGAAGAGATGAGACGGGCAACTAGAAGCAGTCAGGACTTTAACAACAATGGGTTTTGGGAAACATAATCTTCAAATTGATTCTGATTATCTAGTAATGGACAAACAAAAGTTCTAAGAGGATCATTCTATTCTCTTAGAACGTGGACACAGAGACTGAATTATGACCATCTTTATTCGTAAAATCTAGCAAAGCATATTGACGTAAGCAATTTTATAAACAGATTAAAATAACAACACATTCCAGTTATCTTTTGTTGGCCTACAGAAAAAATATGCAATTGCATTTTCTTCATCCTCAACCATCCGAATATCAATATAAACTGAATGTTATAGTTATAAATGCAATGAAGAACACTCGGAACTCCTCAACCATTGGAAACTAAAGCAAGGAGACCAAAACTCGCCAGTTTTCCTATCAACAAGAGCATAAAGATTATTAGCTTAACTCTTGGATACCTTATCATATGCTTCGGCTCCTAGTCTTTCTCGGAACATAGAAAGCGCTGGCAGAGCCATGCATGGCATTCTCGTACCATCATGTGTCACAATTGCATCCACCCCATACCTTGTGTCCTTGTCGGATTTAATTATGGCCACAGTTCTGCGTAAGAAGTGTTATCAGATTAATCTCACATTTTACATCAAGGTCACGTTTGATGTAAATATTAATATCACATCATCAGATAAAGAAGTTCCGTGACAAGAATGCAAAAGGAAAAAAAGTCTCGAAACACAAGCGTTTTGCATCGAAAAGCAAATCCTGGACATTTACAACAACCCGATGCTTAGTTGCTGATTAGATGAAGTTCTACGACTGAAGAGTGTAAAAAATCAGTCTCAAAACACATTATTACATTTTGCattgaaaaaacaaaagaaattttaataGCACCCCCTGTTCAATTAACGATTGAATGGAGTTCTCGTGAAGACTTGGTTTCGAAACACAATATCACATTTTGCATTGAAAACGACAATAAAGTCAGCGAAGACTGTAAAGATCCAATCTTGAAACACAAGATTACATATTACATAAACAAAGGAcattaaagcaaaaaaactcaTTTACGGCGCAAAGTGAGGAGTGCGGAGGAGGATCCTACCTTCCGTTATTCCTTTCGGCTTGGATTCGACGGAGGAGAGTGGTGGTCTTTCCGGCGAACATCGGGCCGACGATCACATGGATCTCGCCGCAGCAAGGGCGCGATTGCATATCGGACTCATGATCTCCGGGGGGCGTTCTACAATAGGGTCTGAAGGAGGTGAAATGGGTGGCAGGTTTTGGGAGGCGGACGAAAGGTGATTTGGCCAACGATTTGGGGGAGTGGAACGTGCGAAACgaagggaggaggagaggtgGGGAGGGTTTGAGAAGAAGGTGGTGATGGGAAGGAGGCGGAGGAGAAGAGATGTGGAAGGGAATGATACACCTCAACATGGAGCGCATATATCGTGGGAGGGTGGAAGGGAAAGGGGGTTTAGGGTTTGGGAACGCAAGGGGGTGAGTAGCAGAGGCACATGTCTCCTTTCATTCGGGAGTGGACATGCTGTGCTACCTTATacgaaaattaaataaattaaaaatcatTTCCAACTCAGAATTATAATGGGcgaattttcgaaaaaaaaatcCTGAAAATTAGTACGCTtcgagtttaatttttttttatttttataatgatcATTCTATGCTCGCTAACCACCGCCCTCTATCCAACCTCGATTGCGTTTTTATCTCGTCGATGACCTCCTTTCGCATGATAGAGATGCAATCTTTATGACTCCTCCAAGGCCAACGATCGAGCTTGCAAGCGAGGACGATGGTGAGGAGGGGCATGAGGAGATCGCATCGATAAGGAAGGAATATGAAGACGCTACACGATCCCTTTGTTGCTAACGATGAAGGTGTAACAGTAAGATCTTACGCGAGGATTATAAATAAAAGAGAGGTGACTAGAAATAGGGTAGA is from Musa acuminata AAA Group cultivar baxijiao chromosome BXJ3-8, Cavendish_Baxijiao_AAA, whole genome shotgun sequence and encodes:
- the LOC135644604 gene encoding thymidine kinase-like, which translates into the protein MRSMLRCIIPFHISSPPPPSHHHLLLKPSPPLLLPSFRTFHSPKSLAKSPFVRLPKPATHFTSFRPYCRTPPGDHESDMQSRPCCGEIHVIVGPMFAGKTTTLLRRIQAERNNGRTVAIIKSDKDTRYGVDAIVTHDGTRMPCMALPALSMFRERLGAEAYDKLDVIGIDEAQFFEDLYDFCCNAADHDRKTVIVAGLDGDYLRRRFGSVLDIIPLANSVTKLTARCELCGGRAFFTLRKTKEKQTELIGGADVYMPVCRQHYIDGHIVWEATRIVLDMERPVVV